In Shewanella sp. VB17, a single genomic region encodes these proteins:
- a CDS encoding thymidine kinase: MAQLYFYYSAMNAGKSTSLLQSSYNYRERGMNTLVMTASIDDRYGVGKVASRIGIETEACMFGCDDNIAIMIEDANKAETMHCILIDESQFLSKEQVKQLTHVVDNLNIPVLCYGLKTDFQGELFSGSQYLLAWADKLVELKTICHCGRKANMVLRLDEEGKAMRDGEQVAIGGNERYDSVCRKHFRECLWD, from the coding sequence TTGGCACAACTTTATTTTTACTATTCGGCCATGAATGCCGGTAAATCGACTTCTTTACTTCAGTCATCTTATAATTATCGCGAGCGTGGTATGAATACTTTAGTGATGACAGCCTCTATTGATGATAGATATGGAGTGGGAAAAGTCGCATCCAGAATAGGGATTGAAACTGAGGCATGCATGTTTGGCTGTGACGATAATATTGCCATTATGATTGAAGATGCTAATAAAGCAGAGACGATGCATTGTATATTAATTGATGAGTCTCAATTTCTCAGTAAAGAGCAAGTTAAACAACTGACTCATGTGGTTGATAATTTGAATATCCCAGTGCTTTGTTATGGGCTTAAAACTGATTTTCAAGGTGAACTTTTTAGTGGCAGTCAGTATTTATTAGCCTGGGCTGATAAGTTGGTTGAGCTAAAGACCATTTGTCACTGTGGTCGAAAAGCGAATATGGTGCTTCGTCTTGACGAAGAAGGTAAGGCTATGCGTGATGGTGAGCAAGTAGCTATTGGTGGTAATGAACGTTATGACTCAGTGTGCCGTAAACATTTTCGTGAATGCTTATGGGATTAG
- a CDS encoding Na+/H+ antiporter NhaC family protein, with the protein MTTLSYADSALSLLPPVVAILLAIITRRVLLSLGVGIIIGATLISDFSVINSGQYLAEKIAGLFWDDGSLNSWNLYLIGFLVLLGMITALITVSGSAKAFADWARTKIRNKRDAKLLTMFLGCVVFIDDYFNSLVVGSVARPLTDRYYISRSKLAYLLDSTAAPVCVISPVSSWGAYIIALIGGILTAHGFTDSGHLSVFIQMIPMNFYAIFALLLLLCVAFLGLDIGPMRTHELNAQKGILYDESKGLPPGANSDLPEADNGKILGLFLPITVLVAATFYFMVSSGGDALKAKGLAFSLLGAFENTDVASSLFFGAAVGLVSTLVLVVSQGLNKSYMAKGIIEGARSMLPAIYILLFAWTIASVIGQLETGKYMASLATGNIPFALLPAVLFMLAGLTAFSTGTSWGTFGIMLPIAADMAMGTHTNMMLPMLAAVLAGAVFGDHCSPISDTTILSSTGANCHHIDHVVTQLPYALIVAVISLVGYTVLGFTESVIAGFATCSILLVITVIALKIKVNRISV; encoded by the coding sequence ATGACAACTTTAAGTTACGCCGATTCGGCACTTTCATTGCTTCCTCCTGTAGTGGCAATTTTATTAGCAATTATTACTCGTCGTGTACTGCTCTCTTTAGGGGTTGGTATTATTATTGGTGCTACATTGATTTCAGATTTTTCAGTGATTAATTCAGGCCAGTATTTAGCCGAAAAAATCGCGGGGTTATTTTGGGATGATGGTAGTCTCAACAGTTGGAACCTTTATCTAATAGGCTTTTTGGTGTTGTTGGGGATGATCACGGCACTTATAACTGTCAGTGGCTCAGCTAAAGCCTTTGCGGACTGGGCACGCACAAAAATTCGTAATAAGCGTGATGCTAAATTATTAACTATGTTCTTAGGCTGTGTGGTATTTATCGATGATTACTTTAACAGTTTGGTTGTTGGTAGTGTGGCGAGGCCTTTAACGGATAGGTATTACATTTCTCGTAGTAAGTTAGCTTATTTACTTGATTCAACCGCTGCGCCAGTGTGTGTTATTTCACCGGTTTCGAGTTGGGGCGCATATATTATTGCCTTAATTGGTGGGATTTTAACAGCACATGGATTTACTGATTCAGGTCATTTAAGTGTGTTTATTCAGATGATCCCGATGAACTTTTATGCGATATTCGCACTATTATTACTCCTATGTGTTGCTTTTCTAGGGTTGGATATAGGCCCTATGCGTACACATGAGTTGAATGCGCAAAAAGGTATCTTATATGATGAATCCAAAGGTTTACCACCAGGGGCAAATTCAGATCTTCCTGAAGCTGACAATGGTAAAATTTTAGGGTTGTTTCTGCCTATCACTGTACTGGTAGCAGCTACTTTTTACTTTATGGTCAGCAGTGGCGGTGATGCTCTTAAGGCTAAAGGTTTAGCGTTTAGCCTTCTTGGTGCATTTGAAAATACCGATGTGGCTTCATCTTTATTCTTTGGTGCTGCGGTAGGTTTGGTATCAACTTTGGTGTTAGTGGTAAGCCAAGGGCTAAATAAGTCATACATGGCGAAAGGGATTATTGAGGGGGCACGCTCAATGTTACCCGCTATTTATATCTTGTTATTTGCTTGGACGATTGCAAGTGTGATTGGCCAACTTGAAACAGGTAAGTATATGGCGAGCTTAGCGACAGGGAATATTCCTTTTGCTTTGCTTCCTGCGGTACTATTTATGTTGGCTGGTTTGACGGCATTTTCAACGGGAACAAGTTGGGGCACATTTGGGATAATGTTACCCATCGCTGCAGATATGGCGATGGGAACACATACTAATATGATGTTACCTATGCTGGCAGCTGTATTAGCTGGTGCTGTGTTTGGCGATCATTGTTCGCCTATCTCTGACACCACTATTTTATCGTCTACCGGAGCCAATTGCCATCATATTGACCATGTGGTAACTCAGTTGCCTTATGCGTTAATTGTGGCTGTTATTAGTTTAGTGGGTTACACAGTGCTTGGATTTACCGAGTCTGTTATTGCCGGTTTTGCGACTTGCAGTATCTTACTCGTGATAACAGTGATCGCCCTCAAAATTAAGGTTAATCGCATTTCGGTATAA
- a CDS encoding electron transfer flavoprotein subunit alpha/FixB family protein — MAILVLAEHDNSDLKLDTAKVVACAQAIGDDIHVLVVGYECGNVVEATQKLSGVSTVLVADNITYASHMADNVAELIVSIASDYDHILAAASSHGKDTLPRVSVLLDVAQISEVIEVVSTDTFVRPIYAGNALATVQSLDDKKVMTVRSSAFDEVSNDGSAARVTIDNIFESQSTFISQSLTQSVRPDLGAASIIVSGGRGLGCAENFTILEQLADKLGGALGASRAAVDAGFVPNDLQVGQTGKIVAPDLYIAVGISGAIQHLAGMKNSKVIVAINKDPEAPIFQVADYGLVADLFEVVPQLVELV; from the coding sequence ATGGCAATTTTAGTGTTAGCAGAACATGATAATAGTGATCTAAAACTGGATACGGCTAAAGTCGTTGCCTGTGCTCAAGCGATTGGTGATGATATCCATGTCTTGGTGGTTGGGTATGAGTGCGGAAATGTCGTCGAAGCGACTCAAAAACTGTCTGGTGTCAGTACAGTACTGGTTGCTGATAATATTACCTATGCTAGCCATATGGCAGATAATGTTGCTGAGCTTATTGTCAGCATTGCATCTGATTATGATCATATACTCGCAGCGGCTTCCAGTCATGGTAAAGATACATTGCCGAGGGTGTCGGTGTTATTAGATGTGGCTCAAATTTCAGAAGTGATTGAAGTTGTTAGTACAGATACGTTTGTTAGACCCATTTATGCGGGGAATGCGTTGGCGACGGTGCAGAGCTTAGATGATAAGAAGGTGATGACAGTACGTAGTAGTGCTTTTGATGAAGTGAGTAATGATGGCTCAGCGGCGAGGGTTACGATCGATAATATTTTTGAATCTCAATCAACCTTTATTTCTCAAAGTTTGACTCAATCTGTGCGTCCAGATCTTGGTGCTGCATCCATAATTGTCTCTGGTGGTCGTGGATTAGGCTGTGCTGAAAACTTTACAATTTTAGAGCAGCTTGCTGATAAACTTGGGGGTGCGTTGGGTGCGTCTCGTGCCGCTGTTGATGCCGGCTTTGTGCCTAATGATCTTCAAGTAGGCCAAACGGGGAAAATAGTGGCGCCAGATCTTTATATTGCTGTTGGGATCTCTGGTGCGATTCAGCACCTTGCCGGAATGAAGAATTCTAAGGTGATCGTTGCGATTAACAAAGATCCAGAAGCCCCTATTTTTCAAGTTGCGGATTATGGTCTAGTGGCTGATCTGTTTGAAGTGGTCCCCCAGCTGGTTGAATTGGTTTAA
- a CDS encoding electron transfer flavoprotein subunit beta/FixA family protein, translating into MKVLVPVKRVVDANVKVRVNADNTGVDTANSKMAINPFCEIAVEEAVRLKEAGVASEVVVVTIGPKAAQEQLRTAMALGADRGIHVEVDEELVPLSIAKLLHCVQKKEQAQLILLGKQSIDGDNNQTGQMLAALGKMPQATFASEVKLEGEVLTVTREIDGGLQSLSLPLPAVVTVDLRLNEPRYAKLPNIMKAKRKPLETMSVDSLGVSLKLHQRILKVSPPSERQSGVMVNSVAELVEKLKNEAKVI; encoded by the coding sequence ATGAAAGTATTGGTGCCCGTTAAGCGCGTCGTCGATGCAAATGTAAAAGTTAGAGTAAATGCTGACAATACAGGTGTCGATACCGCAAACTCGAAGATGGCAATTAACCCTTTTTGTGAGATTGCTGTAGAGGAAGCCGTTCGTTTAAAGGAAGCGGGAGTTGCTTCAGAGGTCGTGGTGGTCACGATTGGGCCCAAAGCGGCACAAGAGCAGTTACGGACGGCTATGGCACTGGGGGCCGATCGAGGTATTCATGTTGAAGTTGATGAGGAGCTCGTTCCCTTGTCTATTGCTAAGTTACTCCATTGTGTACAAAAAAAAGAGCAAGCCCAGCTCATTTTACTTGGTAAGCAATCTATTGACGGTGATAACAATCAAACAGGTCAAATGTTAGCAGCATTAGGAAAGATGCCTCAGGCCACATTTGCATCAGAGGTGAAACTTGAAGGTGAAGTGCTTACTGTTACTCGTGAAATAGATGGTGGCTTACAGAGTCTTAGCTTACCACTTCCTGCTGTTGTCACTGTTGATTTACGTTTAAATGAGCCTCGCTATGCTAAGTTACCTAACATAATGAAAGCGAAACGTAAGCCGTTAGAGACTATGTCTGTTGACAGTTTAGGTGTTAGCTTGAAATTGCATCAACGTATTCTGAAAGTGTCACCTCCATCTGAGCGTCAATCAGGTGTTATGGTGAATTCAGTGGCTGAGTTAGTGGAAAAATTGAAAAACGAAGCGAAGGTGATTTAA
- a CDS encoding H-NS family nucleoid-associated regulatory protein — MNDFLEILTHGRRFKAAVKELSIDDLNELSGKLEKIITERESQAEVETAAMAERNAKIDEIRKQMQAVGLSIDDLGSTTIKAAPKKRDPRPAKYTIAAPNGEAITWTGQGRMPTVFKNELDKGRTMDDFLI, encoded by the coding sequence ATGAATGATTTTCTTGAAATACTAACTCACGGTCGTCGTTTTAAAGCGGCAGTAAAAGAATTATCTATCGATGATTTAAATGAACTATCAGGCAAACTTGAAAAAATTATCACAGAGAGAGAATCTCAAGCTGAAGTAGAAACTGCAGCGATGGCAGAGCGTAATGCTAAAATTGATGAAATCCGTAAGCAAATGCAAGCAGTTGGCTTATCAATTGATGATTTAGGTTCTACTACTATTAAAGCAGCACCTAAAAAGCGCGACCCACGCCCAGCGAAATATACAATAGCAGCACCAAACGGTGAAGCTATTACTTGGACTGGTCAAGGTCGTATGCCAACAGTGTTTAAAAACGAACTAGATAAAGGGCGCACTATGGATGACTTCCTTATCTAA
- the rcsF gene encoding Rcs stress response system protein RcsF produces the protein MKKTLTPILLLLLNGCANGYTFNSNLNAEAIDEYFKVSDVIVYEDSLPNSNFEPKGLVEGESCQIGVNDAPATIVEARTLARRSAADKGANGLIIKTCFVSKEQTQDCVTSALCIGQAINLASSDIH, from the coding sequence ATGAAAAAAACCTTAACACCTATCCTTCTTTTACTCCTAAATGGTTGTGCAAACGGGTATACATTTAACAGTAACCTCAATGCAGAAGCTATCGATGAATATTTCAAAGTATCTGATGTCATTGTCTATGAAGATAGTCTACCTAACAGCAACTTTGAACCTAAAGGACTCGTTGAAGGAGAATCTTGTCAAATAGGAGTAAATGATGCGCCTGCAACGATAGTAGAAGCTCGTACACTCGCCAGACGTTCAGCTGCTGATAAAGGCGCTAATGGCCTTATTATCAAAACCTGCTTTGTATCAAAAGAACAAACACAAGACTGCGTAACGAGTGCCCTTTGCATTGGGCAAGCCATTAACCTTGCTAGCTCAGATATCCACTAA
- the tsaA gene encoding tRNA (N6-threonylcarbamoyladenosine(37)-N6)-methyltransferase TrmO: MTLTSQLQAVGICRTPYKQKFGIPRQPGLVTAARGFVELQPPFNQIDAVRGLEQYSHIWLLFSFHENLSQGWKTTVRPPRLGGNIKMGVFATRSTFRPNGIGQSVVKLHQINHKNGIVSLEISGMDLLDGTPIIDIKPYIPFSDAIEDAQGGIAHETPSLTQVIFSKHARQQLIDHQKQAQYPRLEALITSVLAQDPRPAYKKAKSDPKEYQVALYDLDIIWHIEGDTIQVTELRSSSKE, from the coding sequence ATGACATTAACCAGTCAGCTTCAGGCTGTTGGCATATGCCGCACGCCATATAAGCAAAAGTTCGGGATCCCAAGACAGCCAGGTCTCGTCACTGCGGCCCGAGGCTTTGTCGAACTTCAGCCACCATTTAATCAAATCGATGCGGTTAGAGGATTAGAGCAATACTCACACATATGGCTACTTTTTAGTTTTCATGAAAATTTATCTCAAGGTTGGAAGACCACCGTGAGACCTCCTCGTCTTGGTGGAAACATAAAAATGGGCGTCTTTGCTACACGTTCGACCTTCAGGCCTAATGGCATTGGTCAGTCGGTGGTAAAATTGCATCAGATCAATCACAAAAATGGGATTGTCTCACTTGAGATCTCCGGCATGGATCTCCTCGATGGTACGCCCATTATTGACATTAAGCCTTACATTCCCTTTTCTGACGCCATTGAAGATGCACAAGGAGGCATCGCTCATGAAACACCAAGCCTAACTCAGGTCATATTTTCAAAGCATGCTCGCCAACAACTCATTGATCACCAAAAGCAAGCTCAATATCCAAGATTAGAAGCCCTAATCACAAGCGTACTAGCCCAAGATCCTCGACCCGCCTATAAGAAAGCTAAAAGCGATCCTAAAGAGTATCAAGTAGCACTGTATGACTTAGATATTATCTGGCATATCGAAGGAGACACAATTCAAGTGACAGAATTACGTTCAAGTTCAAAAGAATAA
- a CDS encoding GrpB family protein produces the protein MIVNVVKYQQGWAELYQEEKCALLNTLGEMVCKVHHIGSTAVKGLAAKPIIDIMIEVDSLTKLDAASGFFEEMGYEAMGEFGIEGRRYYRKGGDHRTHQIHGFMVGDCHIQRHLAFRDYLIAHPDIMHEYQTLKIELASTCNNDIDVYCHGKDSFVQYHENQAVNWFLSV, from the coding sequence ATGATAGTTAATGTGGTAAAATATCAACAAGGTTGGGCTGAGTTGTATCAAGAGGAAAAGTGCGCGTTATTAAATACATTGGGTGAAATGGTGTGTAAGGTTCACCATATAGGCAGTACAGCAGTGAAAGGTTTAGCTGCAAAACCCATTATCGATATTATGATCGAAGTGGACTCTCTCACAAAGCTAGATGCTGCATCTGGCTTTTTTGAAGAGATGGGTTATGAAGCTATGGGGGAGTTTGGCATTGAAGGGAGGCGCTATTATCGCAAGGGTGGAGATCATCGAACCCATCAAATTCATGGGTTTATGGTTGGAGATTGCCACATACAAAGACATCTCGCCTTTCGTGATTATTTGATAGCCCACCCAGATATAATGCATGAGTATCAAACTTTAAAAATAGAGCTTGCCAGCACATGTAATAATGATATTGATGTGTATTGTCATGGTAAAGATAGCTTTGTTCAATACCATGAAAATCAAGCTGTAAACTGGTTCTTAAGTGTATAA
- a CDS encoding AAA family ATPase produces the protein MNNFMVFTGGPGSGKTSVIHELINLGFQCASEVGRKIIQLQVTQHGTALPWEDKVAFRDEMVKAEMLTFDYYQGSKSLVFFDRGIVDSYGYSRLEELVIPEQLVMDCKTLRYNPQVFIFPPWEEIFINDAERKQQFKQAIATYDKMVSAYQKFGYTLVEVPKTSVAERLKFILTMIEQN, from the coding sequence TTGAATAATTTCATGGTATTTACAGGTGGCCCAGGCTCTGGAAAAACGAGTGTGATACATGAGCTAATTAACTTGGGGTTTCAATGTGCCTCTGAGGTCGGGCGAAAAATAATACAGTTGCAAGTTACCCAGCATGGCACAGCACTACCTTGGGAAGATAAGGTGGCGTTTCGAGATGAAATGGTGAAAGCTGAAATGTTAACTTTCGATTATTATCAAGGATCAAAGAGCCTAGTGTTCTTCGATCGTGGAATTGTTGATTCATATGGCTATTCGAGATTAGAAGAGTTGGTCATTCCAGAGCAACTTGTAATGGACTGCAAAACACTTAGGTATAATCCTCAAGTTTTTATTTTTCCGCCTTGGGAAGAAATTTTTATAAATGATGCGGAGCGTAAGCAGCAATTTAAGCAAGCTATTGCTACTTACGACAAGATGGTCAGCGCCTATCAAAAATTCGGTTATACCTTGGTTGAGGTACCTAAAACCTCTGTTGCTGAACGTCTTAAATTTATTCTAACTATGATCGAACAAAATTAA
- a CDS encoding DUF1461 domain-containing protein, producing the protein MMFLPKKMNQLAVSCYWFIVSICVFIAVVWAAWHVMKSQDFHYASLYDWIEIEQHIDVFGPQNKHFLGLEQLGKTEHVRLFSDIVSAIHHHGVGLTELSFNTSYHTQPLLTKAEVIHLQDVANLIDTLNNASFFCIVVLLVLVLLPVVRGLMFHQPLTFPMFNKHILFTVYSAAIGASLVCVFVIGPTRVFYWFHEVVFPDNHQWFFYYQDSLMTTLMKAPDLFAAMTIGLCIYSIFIAALVFVVFILLNMYSNVVLKVKC; encoded by the coding sequence ATGATGTTTTTGCCCAAAAAAATGAATCAATTAGCTGTCAGTTGTTATTGGTTTATCGTGAGTATATGTGTGTTTATTGCCGTAGTTTGGGCTGCGTGGCATGTAATGAAATCACAAGATTTTCATTATGCAAGCCTTTATGATTGGATTGAGATAGAGCAACACATAGATGTGTTTGGACCGCAAAATAAGCACTTTTTGGGACTTGAACAGTTAGGTAAAACTGAGCACGTACGGCTATTTTCTGACATTGTTAGTGCCATTCACCATCATGGCGTTGGATTAACCGAGCTTTCCTTTAACACTTCTTACCATACGCAGCCATTGTTGACCAAAGCCGAGGTGATCCATCTACAAGATGTTGCCAATTTGATTGATACATTAAATAACGCATCATTTTTTTGTATTGTAGTGTTATTAGTACTTGTTTTATTGCCCGTCGTTAGAGGACTGATGTTTCATCAGCCCTTAACATTTCCTATGTTCAACAAACACATTTTGTTCACAGTCTATAGTGCCGCTATTGGTGCTAGTCTAGTGTGTGTATTTGTCATTGGTCCGACTCGAGTGTTTTATTGGTTTCATGAGGTGGTGTTTCCTGATAATCATCAGTGGTTTTTTTATTATCAAGATTCATTGATGACGACGTTGATGAAAGCGCCAGACCTGTTTGCAGCAATGACAATCGGACTGTGTATTTACAGCATATTTATTGCTGCGTTAGTTTTTGTTGTATTTATTTTGCTCAACATGTATTCAAACGTAGTGCTGAAGGTTAAGTGTTAA
- a CDS encoding methyl-accepting chemotaxis protein, with protein MTVTTRIYSGFAISLLLSIVLFLVARTSVNNINTGIDKLSSQSVPILISAANLSKSVLTSELVLKQLITADKLSEAMLLSERFTEVQAVNQTSIINLGNQLNTLPEFVELFTQVEKANAQLYGIANKGIEQLLNVLKQIEITAKLTREFGDMGDESLSFAYDLESMAEDQQTVDDIARFVELIEVTVGTANQALKSNLAFEIMGLSKEVETSLKDISTLLTTLQSSYELKGSDELIAMVDNIQQFKGALSGDNSAIKSKINNLKSFSKVKKEFELSATQANTMQTLLIELNHKIEVYTDGVKQSASGIVADSQLTLIILVLLIVILSLVMSFLVTRSICYPLKQVVEKLKIAATGDMTVQFDNKRKDELGDMADCMQQLLNSLRNALQEIANNSHLLASTAEETSTIADMSFASANQQQQQMEAMSSSISQMTETVSSVSQSVNVTLSQVEQVNMQAKQGESVLLENTESIIQLGNTIEESAKVIQSLNDDTMNISSVLSEIKGIAEQTNLLALNAAIEAARAGEQGRGFAVVADEVRSLASRTQDSTQEIQSAIEHLVEGAGRSVDSMKESQDASQNCVVGSNKVKDMLHNIVESIQSIRDMSQQIASASEQQTIAAQSQLTSVNDINDITEQTAVRARENQEASQQLAEMAEAQRALLNRFKT; from the coding sequence ATGACTGTGACAACTAGGATTTATAGCGGATTCGCCATTTCATTATTGCTTTCTATCGTGCTGTTTCTTGTTGCACGTACCAGTGTTAATAATATCAATACTGGTATCGATAAATTATCCTCCCAAAGTGTGCCAATTCTTATTTCTGCTGCAAACTTATCAAAAAGTGTATTGACCAGTGAGCTTGTATTAAAGCAATTAATAACAGCAGATAAGCTTAGTGAAGCGATGTTATTGTCAGAACGTTTTACTGAAGTGCAAGCAGTTAATCAAACGAGTATTATTAATTTAGGTAATCAACTTAATACTTTACCTGAGTTTGTTGAGCTATTCACACAAGTTGAAAAGGCCAATGCACAGCTATACGGTATTGCTAATAAAGGCATTGAACAATTATTAAATGTTCTTAAGCAAATAGAAATAACGGCTAAATTGACGCGTGAATTTGGTGACATGGGTGATGAAAGTTTAAGTTTTGCCTATGATTTAGAAAGCATGGCTGAAGATCAGCAAACGGTTGATGATATAGCTCGATTTGTTGAGTTAATTGAAGTGACGGTAGGGACTGCAAATCAGGCGCTTAAGTCAAATTTGGCCTTTGAAATTATGGGTCTAAGTAAAGAGGTGGAAACTAGTCTAAAAGACATATCTACGCTGTTAACAACGTTGCAATCATCTTATGAACTTAAAGGAAGTGATGAGTTAATTGCGATGGTTGACAATATCCAGCAGTTTAAAGGGGCATTAAGTGGAGATAATAGTGCGATTAAGTCAAAGATTAATAATCTTAAAAGCTTTTCTAAAGTAAAAAAAGAGTTTGAATTGTCCGCGACTCAAGCTAATACAATGCAAACGTTACTTATAGAGCTGAATCACAAAATAGAGGTCTACACAGATGGTGTAAAGCAAAGTGCTTCAGGCATTGTGGCAGACAGCCAATTGACGTTAATTATTTTGGTATTACTTATCGTTATTCTCTCTTTAGTGATGTCATTTTTGGTGACACGCTCAATTTGCTATCCCCTTAAACAAGTGGTTGAGAAATTAAAGATCGCAGCAACCGGTGACATGACGGTCCAGTTTGACAATAAGCGCAAAGATGAATTAGGGGATATGGCTGATTGTATGCAACAGTTATTAAATAGTCTTCGTAATGCATTACAGGAAATTGCAAATAATTCCCATTTATTGGCCAGTACAGCTGAAGAAACCAGTACCATTGCAGATATGAGCTTTGCTAGTGCCAATCAACAGCAGCAGCAAATGGAAGCGATGAGTAGCTCGATTTCACAAATGACTGAAACTGTATCGTCAGTATCTCAGAGTGTTAATGTCACCTTATCTCAAGTTGAACAGGTTAATATGCAAGCAAAACAAGGTGAATCTGTGTTGCTGGAAAATACCGAGAGTATTATTCAGTTAGGTAATACAATTGAAGAGTCAGCGAAGGTTATACAAAGTTTGAACGATGATACGATGAATATTAGTTCAGTATTATCTGAGATTAAAGGGATTGCAGAACAAACTAACTTACTTGCATTAAATGCAGCGATAGAAGCTGCTCGTGCCGGTGAGCAAGGAAGGGGCTTTGCCGTTGTCGCTGATGAAGTCCGGTCATTGGCAAGCCGAACACAAGATTCGACTCAGGAGATCCAGTCTGCTATTGAACATTTAGTTGAAGGAGCCGGACGGTCAGTTGATAGCATGAAAGAATCACAAGATGCTTCACAAAACTGTGTCGTTGGAAGTAACAAAGTAAAAGATATGCTGCATAATATCGTTGAAAGTATTCAGTCTATTCGTGACATGAGTCAACAGATAGCTTCAGCATCAGAGCAGCAAACCATTGCAGCCCAATCACAATTAACGAGCGTCAATGATATCAATGATATTACAGAGCAAACGGCGGTGCGAGCACGTGAAAACCAAGAAGCGAGCCAACAACTTGCTGAAATGGCAGAGGCACAGCGTGCGCTGCTAAATCGTTTTAAAACTTAA
- a CDS encoding GNAT family N-acetyltransferase — protein sequence MIKDENGSLETYRAVYLTAEDLRVAASILYNAYHDDPFFVDLLHTGDMAIYEQKLRGAIREELNELWQQEQALIGLFDSDRMVGLVCIVTQQVPLGGARYWHWRLKMLLSTGWQSTQSLIKKETCLLEHLPSPRCGVLQFIAVSPCEQGKGFGGKLVEAALSWCDEQPELDGMGVFTCAQRDVQLFSQHGFSVLERLSIGNIDGELLFYRAHGSD from the coding sequence ATGATTAAAGATGAGAATGGATCACTAGAGACATATCGAGCTGTATATTTAACCGCTGAAGATTTACGAGTTGCAGCCTCAATACTTTATAATGCCTATCATGACGATCCTTTTTTTGTGGATTTATTGCACACTGGTGATATGGCAATATATGAGCAAAAACTAAGAGGAGCTATACGTGAGGAACTCAACGAGTTATGGCAACAAGAACAAGCACTAATAGGGCTGTTTGACTCAGATAGAATGGTGGGGCTTGTGTGTATTGTGACACAGCAAGTACCGTTAGGAGGGGCTAGATATTGGCATTGGCGATTAAAAATGTTGCTCAGTACTGGTTGGCAATCTACCCAATCCTTGATTAAAAAAGAGACTTGCTTATTAGAGCATTTACCCAGCCCTCGATGTGGTGTATTACAATTTATTGCCGTGTCTCCCTGTGAGCAAGGTAAGGGGTTTGGGGGCAAATTGGTTGAAGCGGCCCTGAGTTGGTGTGACGAACAACCTGAGTTAGATGGGATGGGAGTCTTTACTTGTGCACAACGTGACGTTCAACTTTTTAGTCAACATGGTTTTAGTGTGCTTGAGCGGCTTTCGATAGGGAACATAGACGGTGAATTACTATTTTATCGCGCTCACGGGAGTGACTAA
- a CDS encoding DUF2789 domain-containing protein, which translates to MDTTPQDLSHLFEQLGIDNSAPNIDKFIGDHKIPNNVLLCQADFWNESQKSFLKEAIEEDAQWSEVIDHLDTLIRK; encoded by the coding sequence ATGGATACGACACCTCAAGATCTCAGCCATTTATTTGAGCAGTTAGGCATAGATAACAGTGCACCTAATATCGATAAATTTATTGGTGATCATAAAATTCCCAACAATGTACTTCTTTGTCAGGCTGATTTTTGGAATGAATCCCAAAAAAGTTTTTTAAAAGAGGCTATAGAGGAAGACGCACAATGGTCTGAAGTGATAGATCATTTAGATACCTTAATCAGAAAATAG